The nucleotide window GACATTGAGCAACTTTAAGTGTGCACCCGATCCAATTAAAGCATGGGTTTGATTGGGTTCAATCAATTTGAATGAGTTGGCTCAACTGAATCAACTAATCGACAACTTACTCTCCCCCACCGCTTGTGCACTCGACCCAGTTGAAGGAACCCAGTGGAAGAAACCCTACCGTGAGCCTCCTCCCTACACAAATGGACCATGAGCCTCCTCCACCCTATGCCGTCGTGTGCAGGATCCCCCTTTGGCTTACGTCGTTGATCGCGAGCCTCTTTCGCTCTACGTTATTGTGTGTAGTGTCTTCCTTCAGATTAAGTCATCGCCCGCGAGGCTCCTTTGCCCTACGCCGCCTTGTGCAGCTTTGTATCTCCGCCGTGTGAGCTTATATTGTCGACCAACTTTGTTCCACCAGTTGCTACCTTCCTCCACCCTAAGCACCACCGTAGCTTGAGTCAAAGAAGCCAACCTTCCTCCACCGTGCACTGCTGCCTTCCTCAGGACCATaccatcacggacttagctagaattgcctaagtcgtgaggcacccttgcggtaaagacgcgaacttagcttgcgttgccgaaGTCGCGAGGCATCCTTGcagcaaagatgcgaacttagcttgcgttgcctaagttgcgcttcgcccttgcgatttgcgtccgtaaagatcagcccacttgcaacctctcgcaggtcctgaaggacctgtaaaagagaaagttgattagttcgaaaaatgagcgacggacaagtcccgacgtctcgcgaaaaggggaagctttacaagcaattcagcgagcaccttgcgtgcacaagagaaaagagggagatgaggaaaacaaagactttagagggttgaatgaACAACTGCAAgttcacaaacaactgctcaccgggtgccgggcgcgacaacaagttcccgtcaaggtaacgtgcgaacttgcgaaagattgttcaatgcccgacactataccgaagccccatcccccatggtgccacccgggtggttccagggtgctgagatggctgacgttttgcgtgcAGCAGCGGGCTATAGAAAACAGCCTGTGGCACGCAAAAACGGAGttattttgggttgttttggtcAGTTCAGTGAGCGATCgtactgtagcgctgcaacttgttcgaacttacatttttacaagcaaaatgactcaaaaccaagataaaacatgttgccaagcagctgtacatgtagatgagagcgacgaacggttcgttgaacggagttgttgtcgGTGCGCGACGAACGTTTGTGACATTCTccgccacttaaactgtcgacgccctcgtcgacgcttgttggtagttgttgataattgtttcttcatgtcatagggcgtcttcgggctcccaactggcttcagttcggggaagctttcgccacttcaccaagtattcggtctgctcagctccattgggtagctttaactTGCGAtccactaaaatggtttcaactcgtttctcgtaggagactctggtggagggtagccgagttggaacacttcaggaagcatattgcggatccgagtggtaggcttttaggttgttggcgtgaaaaacattgtgaattttgaaccacaccgacagttgcaacttgtaggagacgttgcgcaccctgttgataattgggaaggacccttcatactttcgcaccaatcctttgtgtactttgttcctaaagaattggagtgatactGGTtgaagctttaccaacaccaaatcgccgaccttgaactcttgcggtcgccttcccaagtctgcccacttcttcatcctttttgccgccttctctaagtaagccagcgcaatatctgcatttcgatgccactcctttgcgaagtggtaggctgacggactactcccagtatacccgattgccatggtgtgaggagttgacgattgttatcctgtaatgatctcgaaggggctcttgttggacgtagagctccgctgcaagttgtaggagaattgagcaatgtccaacaacttcacccaatctcgttggttggcacttacgtagtgccgaagatattgctctaggatcaccgttgtcatctccttctcatgcaatggataccgccgctcggtctcgttgagcttataGCTCTCGTAGGCCATcatatgaccctcctgcatgagtactcccccaatagcgaaatctgaagcatttgtatggacttcaaagggctccccatattccggcaatttgagcaccggttcttccaaaacggcagccttcagatcttggaatgcaatttCATATTTATCAGACCATCTCCAAGACTGCTCCTTCTTCAACAACTCCGTcaatggagttgcacgcttcgaataccccgctatgaagcgtcgatagtagttgacgaaaccaaggaaggatctcaactctggcatcttctttggagttcgccattttgcaatcgcttgcaccttcgatttatccatccgaatggagccattaccgattcgatgccctaagaataagatctctgcttgagcaaagtagcatttctcccttttcacgaacaaagtgttctcccttagaaccttgaaaattgtccgaaggtgcatgacatgctcctcgagcgtttgattgtagacgacgatattacgaccacaaacttatcaaaatactctttgaatagctggttcatgagagtgcagaacatgaccggagcgttggttaagccaaaaggcatcaccaagaactcaaacgctccatacctggtcacacaggtcgtcttcgcttcgtcgccttcagcaatgcacacctgccaataccccgaccgaaggtcgagttttgagaaatacttggctttgcccaattggtcgaacaagtccgctatgagcgggatgagatacttgttcttcattaTCACTTTGTTGATAGttcggtaatcgacgcatagtcggaggctcccatcttgtttcttttgaaagagaactggagctccgaatgatgCTTTCGAACTGCGAATGAGACCATCGCTTAGCAGCTCACCTAACTACTttttgagttctgccaactctggcgggggcatgcagtagggtggtctcactggaggcttcactcctggctccagctcgatattatgatccacgcctctgcgtggcggaagagtctttggcaactcgggtggcataacgtcaatgaactctttcaggacgttcgccaccacagcaggttcatgaatgaccttctcgtcgagtggctctagcttcatagcagccatgaatgttagttcgccttttcgtacccccTTCTTCAGTTGCAATGCCAATATCTGTTGGGGGtctttggttcctctccgagagacgggaaccatacAGGGGTCGTCACCCCCCATCATGCATAGGgtgtttaggaacgacattggcaccaacttcgccgcgttcataaactccattccaatgatcacttggaagtcgtccaatggcaccgccatcatgttcgtGCTCCCGCGCCATGTTCCAATCTTGATGGGGAATCCCTTTGCCAactcggagattcgcttggcctccgagttcaccgccttcattcgacttgggctcttctccaagatcagcccaagtcgctttgcttctcgatcgacaataaagttgtgggtagcacccgtgtccaccattgcacgggtcgtttggccatttagcttgatgtctacgtacatcagcttaccacttcctgctttttgtagttttgtcttcgtgttctcccccacttgaccccgcatggcgtttaacaaacgcattgctcccgtcCGGGGTCCCTGCGACTCCTCGCCGTcgttgctggattcagaactactcgaactaagagcgacaaccttgcccttgtccgatttgggtggatgaatggaagctgttaaagcattgagtgcttgtttttgtgggcactccctcaccatgtgcaaccctccgcataagaagcatccgtcaggtttcggggccttgcctttcgggcttggccctttgtgggaattctttttcttttgttcgcccctgaGCTCCTTccttcgagaatattttggagggcgattgcttgaagattgtttccttctttccgggtcttcagaggaaacgaagtgggTGAACCTTTCTGCggtagcaattgccccgatcaaatcggcgacattccttcgatatagttcttgttgcgcccatggtttcaaaccatcgaggaagctgaacagtttATCCTTTTCGGACATGTCCTGAATGTCCAGCATTAgcgtagaaaattgcttcacgtagtctcagaTGGAAGCATTTTGGCGGAGTTGCCTCaatttccttcttgcgacgaactcggtgttctcaggtaggaactgagttttcaactcccgcttcaagtcctcccatgtgtcaactcgacaccgaccttgttggatctcctcccaacgggttcgccaccaaagttttgcatctccgttcagatacatggtcgctatagaaactttggtttcttcagaattagGCCTCGTAGcttgaaagtattgttccatatcgaacaggaaattctcgagctcttttgcatctttggcccctccataaccatgaggctcgagtgccctcaagttttgtggcggcgcaacgcgggtgttggttcctcccgcatttagtgcccttgtgagcatggtcaccttcgaagtgagttccgccacaacttcctgcgggtgttgcacggagtctttggtgtcatctgacaatcggtcgactagggcctcaaccttgttgaTCTTGGACTCTGCttcttcttgtgagctctctacctcgacaagcctttgttggccatggtagagttccttcaAGCTCGCTtcgagaacatccaagcgggtttccgccgttgtgagtctctccttatgactctttttcccgatttgcgctccagattgcgcctcctccgcacgcggagagtagccaacttctcgctcatcatgttcgctgtcgcgctcctcctgagcggctccaatagcatgagagcgagtgtgcacttgcAGCTCACATGCGGCTGCTAGGGGCAAGGgtctggcttgccccgtcttgcttgattcgtcacgatgctttgccatggcgaagttgcgaagttccttcgctgctcactcgaagtgcttgcccgctctgatatcacaatgtcacggacttgctagaattgcctaagttgtgaggtacccttgcggcaaagacgagaacttagcttgcgttgcctaagtcgcaaggcacccttgcggcaaagatgcgcacttagcttacgttgcttgagtcacgcttcgcccttgcgatttacgtccgcaaagatcagcccacttgcaacctctcgcaggtcccgaaggacctataaaagagaaagttgattaattcgaagaacgagcgacggacaagtcccgacgtctcgcgaaaaggggaagctttacaagcaattcagcgagcacctttgcGCTAGGCCTTTGGACCACGAGCCTCCTCCACCCTATGCCGTCGTGTGCAGGGTCCCCCTTTGGCTTACGTCGTTGATCGCGAGCCTCTTTCGCTCTACGCTATTGTGTGTCACGTCTTCCTTCAGATTAAGCCATCGGCCGCGAGGCTCCTTTGCCCTACGCCGCCTTGTGCAGCTTCGTATCTCCACCGTATAAGCTTATATTGTCGACCAACTTTGTTCCACAAGTTGCTACCTTCCTCCACCCTAAGCACCACCATAGCTTGAGTCAAAGAAGCTAACCTTCCTCCACCGTGCACTACTGCCTTCCTCAGGGCCatactatcacggacttagctagaattgcctaagtcgtgaggcacccttgcggcaaagacgcgaacttagtttgcgttgcctaagttgcgaGGCACCCTTAcgacaaagacgcgaacttagcttgcgttgcctaagtcgtacttCGCCCTTacgatttgcgtccgcaaagatcagcccacttgcaacctctcgcaggtcccgaaggacctgtaaaagagaaagttgattagttcgaagaacgagcgacggataagtcccgacgtctcgcgaaaaggggaagctttacgagcaattcagtgagcaccttgcgtgcacaagagaaaagagagagaggaggataaCAAAGACTTTAgaggttgaacgaacaactgcaagtccacaaacagctgctcaccgggtgccgggcgcgacaacaagttcctgtcaaggtaacgtgcgaacttgcgaaagattgttcaacgcctgaCACTAtgtcgaagccccatcccccatggtgccacccgggtggttccagggtgctgagatggctgacgttttgcgtgcAGCAGctggctgcagaaaacagcccgtggcacgcgaaaacagagTTGTTTTGGGGTTCTTTTGGTCGGTTCagtgagcgatcgcactgtagcactgtaacttgttcgaacttacatttttacaagcaaaatgattcaaaaccaagacaaaacatgctgtcaagcagctgtacatgtagatgagagcgatgaacggttcgttgaacgaagttgttgcgggtgcgcgacgaacgTTCGTGACAATACTCCATAGCCTTTCACCATCTGATTACCTCTCCATCACCTCTTTCTCAATTTATTGGTAACAACAACAGTTTTGTTAAATGTTCTATTTCCTGCAACATCTTGAGCACTTTGCTTAATTATCTCCTATTTCCTGCTCTTTGTTAAATTGTCAGGAATTTATGACCGCTATTAGGTGGGTACACTGTTAGGAGTTAGAACATAATAGGACACTGTTAGGTAGATAACAAGAACACTGTAACTATACTTTGATATATGCTCTTAACAGCACCCTGTTAGAATTTTCTATTACCCTGTTAGATGGAAATGAACTTGATTTAAGCACCCTACTAGGACAAATAACACCCTATAGTTGTAGGCTTGCAACGAACTACACAATATGTTGTTATTAACATATTTCTTAATGTATATCGCATTTGATGTTTGATCATTTCTATATTTCAGGAATAATGGCAAGTGTATAGAGGAATTAAGAAGAATCATTGGCAAAAAACACAAGAAAGGATCCCTGTTGGAAATAAACTATCTAAAGAATTATATTttgttttgatatttttgttattagataTGGACAATGTAATTTGGTACTTTATAATAATGCAATTTGATGTGTCATTTTTATTTTCGTGATCCTATTTATcaatcatgatatatatttttaaaattttaatattcaagAGCTTTTTGCTTCGTTTGGGTGGGAACCTTAGCAAGTACCTTGGTGCCTTTTGGCATCTAGTGCTTTTGAAAACACTATTTGTACAATGAAAATGTGCCAAATTTCACACAAAACTGCTGGTAGAAGAGATCCAACAAGATTGCCTTGCCTTGTGAATCAGTTAACAGAAAAATAGTGCATACAATGTATTCAATCTTCCTATGCTTGTCCACCAGCTGGTGGACTTGCTCAGTTTGACCAACATGATGTCCTCTTTGTTTTGATGACTTTGTTCTATGATGATTGCTTCACGCAAATATAGTTACCTTTTAACTTTCTTATAATACCTCTATTAGTGTTTTCTCTATAAATAGATTTGTTGAAAGCAACATGCCACAACGCTTAGTGGGCAAGGATCCAATTGGGACTAAGTAGCGTTAGGATATTCTTGGCTGATCTCCTGCTACTTCATTATCTTTGGTGTTATATGATGTGAGGGGTACTAGGTTAGAGACCGGTTATTATCACCTTATTGCTACTGTATGAACTAATTATTTTTCTATGTTGATTGTGGTATTTTTAGGAAAAAAAACTAACCCCAAGTATTTGTCTGTTTGGATATACCTACTAATGTAAGATGTACAACTTGTTGGTGCCGAATGATTTCTTGGAAGGTGTTACATTTAGTTAGATCTTCAACAATTTTATTATGCCTAATTTTGTTAAGTTCTTTGCATCTAGAGTGAGCTCATCTATGTCCGCCTCACTATTGCAGTTGCCCCTCTTAGCGAGGATGATGGAGCTACCATCTCTCGTTTTTCTGACCAATACAGAAGCCAAGCCAGTGGCCCAGCTGGGGAAAGAACAGAACCAGCTGGGGAAAGAACAGAAAGTGAGAGAAGCCATGTAAAAGCTCTGGCAAGTGATGAAATGCATGGTGACAAGAAGGAAGATGATATTTGCACGTGCGAATCAGGGAACGAAGCTAAAGCGAAGACAGTGCAAAGCGGTAGGGATTCGGAACTGCTGACCAGTGCCATGGCGCTGAGGTCATCCGATGAAGTTGTGGATGCAGCTTTACCTACAGCGCCAAGGGTGAAGAAACAGCTGATGTTCTCGTCAAAGCAAGTCAGTCGTTCCATTGCAGCTTCTGAAAATATACGGTTGATCGGTGCAGTCGTGATAGCTCTTTTGGTCATCCTGTCGAACCATGGATATGCTTTTGGTGGTGCAGTGATGGGGAGCATCTTGAACTTTCGACCATTGTTCCTTGTTATGCTGACTGATGTGACCATTGTTCTCGGGCTGCTGATAACAAACCACGGAACTGATGCGAAAGAAAACGAGAAAGCAAGGACTGGAAAACAGGAGCATGGTTGGCCAAGCAACATAGGTGATGCATTGGAGGCGTGGTTGATGATTCGGACAGTTTCGAGCGCTGTCTTCATGGATTGCAGCATATGTGCTGTTATCATGATCGCTGGCCTCTGCGTCTGAGTATGCGCGGATTTATGTTGGTTAGCCATGTGAAACACAATCAAGCTTGTTGGTTCATGTGGTGGTTTGTGTTCACAGTATAGTATGGTATTACTTCATGACACGAGTGATCTTTCTGAGGACTCTGGGCACAGATCTGTTTGGTTCATAGTGGAGTATACACTGTTTGGTTTATGGTATACGTTTATGCTACAATGCCTATTTGATTTCTAATCGAGTCGACATAATGCTACTACATTAAGAGTCGTAATATTATTCACGATAAATACAAGCGAGATGTTTATTTCTTTACGATCATTTTCTGTCACTTCAAATAAAGACTTATGCGCACAACAGCAAGCCACCACCAAAACATGGGAAAAGCATCCCTTGTCGAGGGCAGTGACTCGTAATCACTAGAGTTGGTGCAGGTCTCACATTTCTACGTTACACCACTGGTGGTTCTTCTACGGCAAATTAGAGGGAAGAGAGGTGAGGCACCCGTGGCTTCGAATTACATACGAATCAAATGAAATCCCAGCACGAGTTGTATTATAAGCAGGAAGTTCATTGTATCTATTTCCTCAATTATTGCCTTTTGAAAGAAATCTATAACATTCCCAAATGTTTGATCATTTACAAACACAATGCGTATATACACATTATTTAACACCTAAAACATCAAATCCACTTAACAAAAATATCGATACCCATTTACCAAAAGCTGAAAATTCAAAAAAGGGCCAAGTTTTGGAACATGACATGAACCAAAAGCCACGCTTCAATGCATGCATTCATGATGATGGATGGTCCAATGTTATGCTAACACAACTTTAGGGAATAAACGAACAGGTGCCGAATTCCCTACAGTATGACAGATCTAATGCACTCCCATCTACAACCAACCCAAAAGACGTCATATAAACAGAAGTTACATGTCCGTATCTATCAGCCACCGGAAAGATTTACAATACCTTGGCACGACTAGTAGTAACCATAGGCACCATGCACAATCCCacatccccttttttttttttttttttgtcacgggCAATGTGCATTTAGCAGCTCCCGGTATACAATCTCAATGAACTCATTATTCTGTCAAGAAAGCAAATTTAGATGGACTTTAATACTTTATAAACTCACCAGATACAAAGCAGCAAAAAATTATTATCGAAAGCAAAAGGCCCTCTCAATGTACTATTTCAGGTGATTTGCAAGTAGAAGTTCTGCAAGTACGAACCCTATCTATCTGTCTTACGTGGAATTTCATTGACTTCTGTAGTAATAAGTCGAAGCAGTCAAAGATTATAAAAGCTGAAGAAGATTCTGGAAAAACCAAGGATAGATGGACACACTTTGATGGAGCTCCCATGGGTGCAGAATTACTGATGAAATGGCCCATTCATGACAGCAGATCTTGATAACAAGGCAGGAAACACAAAAAAGCAGCGAGGACAGAATAAAAGACAGAAAGAACAAGTGCACAGCTAAACTGTGTTTCACACAGAGTTTATATAAGGGTAATGGACCTATAGCACTAGCTTCAAGGGCGTGGAGTCATCACAACATTTGTTAACTTGCAGGGAAAGGTGAAAGTCAGCAGGACAATGAGAGTGGCAATAACATAAAATAGCACCAATAATTTATGTCATCATTTATTTCAGAGAAAGATAGATGAAGAAAGCAACTAGAgtaacaaaataaaagaaaacttgcCTGCACAAGCCTCAAAAGTGCATCACGGACTTTGTCTCTAGTAATAACTGGGCCAAATATTGGAGCAGGAGTGAGGGACGCAGACGGCGTAGGTGGTGGAAATGGTTGAAGTAATGGAGTGCCATACGGATGCTGCATTGTAACTGGGGGATAGACTGGAGGAGCAGTGAGAGTCAAAGATGACACTGGAGGCGTTACCAATGCCGAagaagagagagatggagagaaaAACGATGGCTTCACAAGATTTGTAGCACGGTTGCTGTTTCCACTGCTAGATTCAAGGGTATCCGAAGGTGCCACTAGAAGAGTGGACAAAGCTGGAATAACAGAGGTTGGCTGAAAAGTTGGCACCACAGATGGATTGAcaaatggtccatgatgagttacaGGAATAGTTGCTGC belongs to Musa acuminata AAA Group cultivar baxijiao chromosome BXJ1-11, Cavendish_Baxijiao_AAA, whole genome shotgun sequence and includes:
- the LOC103971830 gene encoding uncharacterized protein LOC103971830, translated to MESAREARRRRILERGTDRLAFIAGQARSIPDSSPPPSPSPPPPKEAHPKTSVAPLSEDDGATISRFSDQYRSQASGPAGERTEPAGERTESERSHVKALASDEMHGDKKEDDICTCESGNEAKAKTVQSGRDSELLTSAMALRSSDEVVDAALPTAPRVKKQLMFSSKQVSRSIAASENIRLIGAVVIALLVILSNHGYAFGGAVMGSILNFRPLFLVMLTDVTIVLGLLITNHGTDAKENEKARTGKQEHGWPSNIGDALEAWLMIRTVSSAVFMDCSICAVIMIAGLCV